In one window of Oryzias melastigma strain HK-1 linkage group LG5, ASM292280v2, whole genome shotgun sequence DNA:
- the LOC112145045 gene encoding E3 ubiquitin/ISG15 ligase TRIM25-like, protein MAQKGVDLDQETFSCSICLDLLKDPVTIPCGHSYCMKCIEGFWDEEEKIHSCPQCRETFTPRPVLVKNFMFAALVEQLKKTGLQAAPAADHCYAGPEDVSCDVCSGRKLKAIKSCLFCLASYCEKHLQPHLDSDALKKHKLVEPSKNLQENICSIHDEVMKMFCRTDQKCICYLCSVDEHRGHDTVSAAAERTERQRDLEESQQQIQQRIQDREKEVKLLQQEVEAINHSADQTVKDSEKIFTQMIHLIQKTSCDVKQQIRSQQQTEVSGVKDLQEELEQEITELKRRDAELKQLSLTEDHSQFLLNYVSLPPLSESTHSSSINVRPLRYFEDVTAAVSELRDKLQDILREEWTNISLTLTHVDVLLSEPKSRADFFRYSCQITLDPNTAHRKLLLSEENRKVTLMENSQFYSDYPDRFTDYYCGQILSRESLTGRCYWEVEWREKYVCVAVSYKNISRSGKGSGFGCNDKSWALLCSPDSFSFYHNNIKTSISAPGSSRVGVYLDHRAGVLSFYSVSESMTLLHRVQTTFTQNLHAGLGLGYSGDSAEFCKLK, encoded by the coding sequence ATGGCGCAGAAAGGAGTGGATCTGGATCAAGAAACCTTCAGCTGTTCCATCTGTCTGGATCTGCTGAAGGATCCGGTGACTATTCCCTGTGGACACAGCTACTGCATGAAGTGTATTGAAGGATTCtgggatgaagaggagaaaatcCACAGCTGTCCTCAGTGTAGGGAGACCTTCACACCGAGGCCTGTTCTGGTGAAAAACTTCATGTTTGCTGCTTTAGTGGAGCAGCTGAAGAAGACTGGACTccaagctgctcctgctgctgatcactgctatgcTGGACCTGAAGATGTGTCCTGTGATGTTTGTTCTGGAAGAAAACTCAAAGCCATCAAGTCCTGTTTGTTCTGTCTGGCCTCTTACTGTGAGAAACACCTTCAGCCTCATTTGGATTCAGATGCACTAAAGAAACACAAGCTGGTGGAACCCTCcaagaacctgcaggagaacatctgctccattcatgatgaggtgatgaagatgttctGTCGCACTGATCAGAAGTGTATCTGTTATCTCTGCTCTGTGGATGAACATAGAGGACATGACAcagtctcagctgcagcagaaaggactgagaggcagagagatctggaggagagtCAACAACAAATCCAGCAGAGAATCCAGGACAGAGAGAAGGAGGTGAAGCTGCTTCAACAGGAGGTGGAGGCCATCAATCACTCTGCTGATCAAACAGTGAAGGACAGTGAGAAGATCTTCACTCAGATGATCCATCTCATCCAGAAGACAAGCTGTGATgtgaagcagcagatcagatcccAGCAGCAAACTGAAGTGAGTGGAGTCAAAGAtcttcaggaggagctggagcaggagatcaCTGAGCTGAAGAGGAGAGACGCTGAGCTGAAGCAGCTCTCACTCACAGAGGATCACAGCCAGTTTCTGCTCAACTACGTCTCACTGCCACCACTCAGTGAGTCCACACACTCATCCAGCATCAATGTCCGTCCTCTCAGATACTTTGAGGATGTGACAGCAGCTGTGTCAGAGCTCAGAGAcaaactgcaggacattctgaGAGAGGAATGGACAAACATCTCACTGACACTCACTCATGTGGATGTTTTACTGTCAGAACCAAAGAGCAGAGCTGACTTCTTCAGATATTCATGTCAAATCACACTAGATCCAAACACAGCACACAGAAAACTGTTACTGTCAGAGGAGAACAGAAAGGTGACATTAATGGAAAATTCTCAGTTTTATTCTGATTATCCAGACAGATTCACTGATTATTATTGTGGTCAGATTCTGAGTAGAGAGAGTCTGACTGGACGttgttactgggaggtggagtggagagaaaaatatgtttgtgtagCAGTCTCATACAAGAACATCAGTAGATCTGGAAAAGGAAGTGGATTTGGTTGTAATGACAAATCTTGGGCATTACTTTGTTCTCCAGACAGTTTCTCATTTTAccacaacaacataaaaacctCCATCTCAGCTCCTGGTTCCTCCAGAGTAGGAGTGTACCTGGATCACAGAGCAGGTGTTCTGTCCTTCTACAGCGTCTCTGAAAGCATGACtctcctccacagagtccagaccacattcactcagAACCTCCATGCTGGACTGGGGTTGGGTTATTCTGGAGACTCAGCAGAGTTCTGTAAACTCAAATAG